CGGCGTACGCGTCGATGGCCGACGCGATGCGGGTCGCGTACCCCGGCGAGGAGATGCAGACGGCGGGCATGGGCGGCTCGATCCCGCTGTGCAACACGCTGGCCTCGCTCTACCCGGAGTCGGAGATCCTCCTCATCGGTCTGAGCGAGCCCGAGGCGCAGATCCACGCGCCGAACGAGTCCGTCTCACCGGAGGAGCTGGAGCGGCTCTCGGTCGCCGAGGCGCACTTCCTCGTCAACTACGCCCGCTCGAAGCAGGTCTGACGGCGGGTCGGTTCAGCGCTCGGCGAAGCTCGCCGAGAGCGTAGAAGCATACGGCGGACCTGCGTGGATCCGTAGGTTCGCCGTATGACATCCATCGAACTCACCCGGATCACCCCGCGACTGCACCTCCTCGACTTCTCCATCGGCCAGGCCTATCTGTGGCAGGACGAGGAGGAGCTGACCCTGATCGATGCCGGCTGGGCCGGCACGGCCGACGGCATCGACGCAGCGATACGGTCCGCCGGCCTCGCCCCGGAGCGACTGCGCCGGATCGTGCTGACCCACTGTCACCGGGACCACGTGGGATCGGCCCAGGAGCTGGCGGACCGGCACGGGGCCGAGATCCTCGCGCACCCGCTCGACGCGCCGGTGATCCGGGGCGCCGCCCCGGTCCCGGAGCCCGACCTCCTGGACTGGGAGCGCCCCCTCTTCGAGCACGGCCTGAGCACGCCCGAGGCGCCGCCGACCCGGGTCGACCGGGAGGTCGAGGACGGCGAGGAGCTGGGCTTCGGCGACGGCGCCGTGGTGGTGCACACCCCCGGCCACACCCCCGGCTCGATCGCCGTCCATCTGCCCCGTCACGGCGTGCTGTTCGCGGGGGACACGGTGGCGTCGGTGCAGGGCGTGACGTTCGGCGTGTTCCATGTCGACCGCGCGCTCGCCCTGGACTCGATGCGGGCCCTCGCGAAGCTCGCCCCTTCGGTGCTGTGCTGCGGGCACGGGGCACCGGTGACCTCGGACACGGCGGCCCAGCTCACGGCGGCAACCCACCAGTGAGGGGTCAGCCCACGGGGACCCCTGCCTCCAGGTTGAGGACCGTGCCGCGTTCCCGGGCGCGCAACGCCCAGCGGAGGCGGCGGTAGCGGACGGGGGGCAGCAGCTCCTCGGCCTCCTGCTCGGTGACGAACCGCCAGCCGCGGAGTTCGGCACCGGGCAGGCGGAGCCGCTCGGCGTCGGCGGTACGGAGCGTGCCGCCGTCGAAGAGCAGGCGCAGCCCGCCGTAGCCGGGGGGCTGCGGGCGCTCCCAGTCGACGAGCAAGAGCCGGGGCACGGCGTCCAGTTCGAGGCCTATCTCCTCGGCCACCTCGCGCATGCCGGCCCGGGCCGGGGGTTCGCCGGGCTCGACGACGCCGCCGGGGAACTCCCAGCCGGGTTTGTAGGTGGGGTCGACGAGCAGGAAGCGGTCCTGCTCGTCGAAGAGCAGGACGCCGGCGGCGAGGGTCTCGCCGGTGGGCTCGGGCGTCTGGACGATGCCGCAGGACGCGACCTGCCCGGCCCGGACCGCGTCGGCGACGGCCCGGGCGGCCTCGGCCGCGGTGAGTGCCGAGGTGTCGAGCGTGTACGCGTCGGCGGCGAGCCAGTCGAGGGCGGCGCGGTACGGCGGCAGGTGCTGGTGACACCACTCCCGTACGCGCGCGTCGACCTCGGGATCGCCGTACTCCGCGCGGCCGTCGATCCGCTCCCGCAGGATCGTTTCCTCCGGAGCGAGCAGCACATGGCGGACCTCGATCCGGCGGGCCGCGAGACCACCGAAGATCTCGTCCCGGTACTCCTGGCGGAGCAGGGTCATCGGGACGACGAGGACGCCGCCGACCTCGGCGAGCAGGGCGGCGGCGGTGTCGACGACCAGACGGCGCCAGATCGGCAGGTCCTGGTAGTCCTCGACCTCGGCGAGCCGCTTGGCCGGAAGGAGCCGGCGCAGCCCCCCACCGGTGAGCTCGGGGTCGTACAGGGTGCTGTTCGGGATCAGATCGACCAGCTCGCGCGCGGTGCTGGACTTTCCCGCACCGAACGTACCGTTGATCCAGACGATCACGTTTTCCCCCTCTTCGATAGCCCCCAGTGGCTTGCCCGCAACACCCTGCCACGGAAACCACGAACACATGTCTCGGCATGTGCGTGACACTTCCGGGCGGCCGTCGTTGAGAACGGCAAGCACGAGGGGGTGCCGAATGAGTCGTACGGTTCTCGAACGGTTTCCGGCCGGCGGCCCGCGGGGCAGCTGGCCGGCGGAGGAGTTCGCGGGCGCCCGGCGCGAGGAGGGGGTGCCGGCCCGGGTCGTGATGGACCTGGAGTCCGACGCGTTCCTGGTGATCGTCGAGCAGCGGGCGCCGGAACGGGTGCGGGAGTGAGCCCGGGCCGGGTGCGGGAGTGAGCCCCGGGCCGGATGCGGGAGTGAGTGCCGGAGCGGTGCGGGAGTGAGTGCCGGGCCGGCTCAGCCCGTGGGTCCCGCGCCCGCGTGCAGGGCCGCCGCCGCGGCTCCGAGAAGGCCGGCGTCCGTGCCCGTGACCGCCGGGACGACCGTCAGGTCCCGGACGAAGGAGAGCGCGGCGTAGGTGCGGAGGCTGCGCCGGAGGGGGGCGAAGAGGACCTCTCCGGCGCCCGCCACCCCGCCGCCGACGACCGCGATGTCGATCTCGACGAGGGTGGCGGTGGCGGCGATGCCCGCCGCGAGCGCCTGGGCCGCGCGTGCGAACGCGGCGACGGCGATCGGGTCCCCGGCGTGCGCGGCGGCGGCCACCGCGGCGGCGGAGACGTCACCGTCGGGCCCGGGTCGCCAGCCATTCTCCACGGCGCGGCGCGCCAGGTGCGGGCCGGCGGCGATGCGCTCGACGCAGCCGCGTCCGCCGCACGCGCAGGGCTCGCCGTCCAGGTCCACCGGGATGTGGCCGATGTGACCGGCGTTGCCGGTGGGTCCGGGGTGGACCCGGCCGCCGAGGACGAGTCCGCCGCCGACGCCCGTGGAGACCACGAGGCACAGGGCGTCGGCGTGGCCGCGAGCGGCCCCGAGCCAGTGCTCGGCGGCGGTCATGGCGACGCCGTCGCCGACGAGGGTGACCGGCCGGCCGGCCGTGGCCCGGCGGACCCGCTCGACGAGCGGGTAGTCGCGCCAGCCCGGCACGTTCACCGGGCTGACCGTCCCCCGCGAGGCGTCGACCGGGCCCGCGCTGCCGATGCCGACGGCCCCGGCGGACTCCCACAGCGGGGAGGCCGCGAGGTCGGCGAGGACCGCCTCGACCGCCGCCATCACCGTTTCGCCGTCCTCACGCGCGGGCGTGGGCCGTCGCGAGCGGACACGGATGCGGCCCTCGCCGTCGACCAGGGCGCCGGCGATCTTGGTGCCCCCGATGTCGAGGGCGGCGACGAGACCCGTGGCGGAGTCGGTGGGCATGGGTGGCGGGTCTCCAGTCGGCGGCCGGGAAGCGGGAAGTCGTTCCGTACAGTCTCCACAGTCTTTCCCGGGTTGACAACGTTGTCCAGGCTCTATGCTCGAACCGAGATCGACTCGTCACGCTTGGGAGGAACCGCAGATCGTGGCCGACATCGCCCGCCGCACCGAGCCCCGCTACGGCAATCGGCCCACGATGAAGGACGTCGCCGCCAGGGCGGGCGTCGGACTCAAGACCGTGTCCCGGGTGGTCAACGGCGAGCCGGGCGTCACCCCGGACACCGAGCGCCGGGTCCGGGAGGCCATCGAGGCGCTCGGCTTCCGCCGCAACGACAGCGCGCGGGTCCTGCGCAAGGGCAGGACGGCGACCGTCGGGCTGGTCCTCGAAGACCTCGCCGACCCCTTCTACGGGCCGCTCAGCCGGGCGGTCGAGGAGGTCGCGCGGGCGCACGGGGCTCTGCTGTTCAACGGCTCCAGCGCCGAGGACCCCGACCGGGAACAGGAGTTGGCACTCGCGCTCTGCGCGCGCCGGGTCGACGGGCTCATCGTCATCCCCGCCGGCGACGACCACCGGTATCTGGAGCCCGAGATGCGGGCCGGTGTCGCCACGGTCTTCGTCGACCGGCCCGCCGGACGCATCGACGCCGACGCCGTCCTCTCCGACAGCTTCGGCGGGGCACGCGCGGGCGTGGCCCATCTGATCGCGCACGGCCACCGCCGGATCGGCTTCATCGGCGACCGTCCCCGCATCCACACGGCGGCCGAGCGGCTGCGCGGCTACCGCGCGGCGATGGAGGACGCGGGCCTCCCGGTCCGGGACGCCTGGATCTCCCTCGGATCCACCGACCCGGAGCGGGTGAGCACCGCGGTACGGGAGATGCTGGCGGCGCCCGAACCCGTGACGGCCCTGTTCTCGGGGAACAACCGGGTCACCGTGACCGTGGTCCGTGCCCTCGCCCGGCACGGCCGGCCGGTCGCCCTGGTCGGCTTCGACGACATCGAGCTTGCCGATCTGCTCGGCGTCACCGTCGTCGCCCAGGACGCCGCCGCCCTGGGCCGGACGGCGGCCGAGCGCCTCTTCCGGCGCCTCGACGGGGCGGACGAGGCGCCGGAGCGGCTGGTGCTCGGCACGACGCTGCTCGTCCGCGGATCGGGCGAGATCGCGCCGCCGGCCGTCTGAGGCCCTTCGCTCAGCAGATCCGCAGGCCGGCCACGGGGCCGCCGCCGGCACCGCCCGAGAGGTGGAGCACGCTGAGGTAGACGTTGGTGTTGCCGCTGTCGTCGTCGGTGCGGGCGAACCAGCGGCTGGTGCTTCCGCCGTACGTCTCGGTCCGGTCGAGGTCGACCTGGCAGGAGAAGGAGTGCGGGCCGGCGCCGACCGTGCCCATCTCGCCTCCGTCGTACCGGGTCGTGGTGGCGCTCCGGACGACCTGGCAGGTCGCGGAGGAGCCGGAGGCGGTGCAGCCGGAGGCCGCCGGAGGGGCCTCGGTGGTGGGCGCGGCGGTGGTGCCTCCCGCGGAGGAGCCCCCGGCCGTGCTCGTGCCGCCGGCCGTCGTGGTGCCCCCGCCGGGCTTGCCCGGGGCCGTCGAGCCGCCTCCGCCGCCCGCCCCGGACGCGGTGTCCGAACCGGCACCGCCGGCGGTCGAACCGCCCGCCGCCGAGCCCGGATCCGAGCCGTCCGTGCCCGGACCGGCGGTCGCCGGTGCTCCGCCGGCCGCCGCGCCCGACTCCCGACCGGAGGGGGTGGGGCCGCCGGAGGGGGTCGCGGTGCCGCTCGGCTGCCCGGAGGGCGCGGCGCTGCTCCCCGGGTCCAGGACATGGCCGGGGTCGCCCCCGGCGCCGCCCTGGTCCCCGTCCTGCTGGGTCTCGCCGCCGGCCCGCGCGCTGTCGCCGTGGTCCATGAGGGCGTACGTGATGCCACCGCCGGCCAGGAGGACGGCGGCCACGGCGGCGGCGACCAGCACGTTCCCCCGGCGCGGCTTCGTCCCGGCGCGCCGGGCGGCTCGCGTCGCCGCGCGTCCGCCGGTGCCCGCGTCGAGCTGTACGGGCGGCACGGGGAGGGCCGGGCCGAAGGCCCCGCCGTGCGGCGGGGTCGACGGCGTGCCCGCGGCCGCCCCGACGTACGGGTTCGGCTCCACGGGACTCGCGTACGGATGCGACGGAGGCGCCCCCACAGCGGGCGTCCCCAGCGCGGGCGCCCCCACAGCGGGCGTCCCCAGCGCGGGCGTCCCCGGCGCGGGCGTCCCCCCGGCAGGTGTTCCCCCGGCGGGCGTCTCCGCGACGGTCGATTCCGCGACCGGCGGCTCCTGAGCAGTCGTCCCCTGAGCTGTCGTCCCCTGAGCGGCCCCCGCCCCCTCCCCTTCCGGTCCCGGCGCCGTCCGCGCCACCTCCGCGAGCAGGCGCGCCGCCTCGCGTGCGGTCGGGCGGGAGGCGGGGTCCTTGTCCAGGAGGCGGAGCAGGACGGGGGTGAGGGGTCCGGCGCGGCGCGGCTCCGGGAGGGGTTCGGTGACGATGGCGGCGAGGGTCGACCAGGTCGACGTACGGCGGAAGGGCGAGGAGCCCTCGACCGCCGCGTAGAGGGTCGCTCCCACCGCCCACACGTCCGACGCGGGCCCCGGGTCCTGTCCCTGGGCGCGCTCGGGGGCGAGGAAGTCGAGGGAGCCGACGATCTCGCCGCTGCGGGTGAGGTGGGTGGCGGAGCCGTCGCCGGGGTCCTCCATGGTGGCGATGCCGAAGTCGGTGAGGACGATCCGGCCGGACCTGTCGAGCAGGATGTTGCCGGGCTTGACGTCCCGGTGGAGGACGCCGACGTCGTGCGCGGCGGCCAGCGCCTCCAGGACGTGGGCGCCGATGCGGGCGGCCTCGGCGGGGTCGATCGTGCCGCGCTCGCCGAGGACGCCGTCGAGGGAGGGCCCCTCGACGAGCTCCATGACGATGACCGGCCGTCCCTCGTGCTCGGTGACGTCGTGGACGGCCACGACTCCGGGGTGGCGGACGCGGGCGGCGGCGCGGGCCTCGCGGGTCATCCGCAGGCGCAGGTCGGCCAGTTCGGGGGCGGCCGCGTCCGAGTACGTGCGGAGTTCCTTGACGGCCACCTCGCGGCCGAGGACCTCGTCGACGGCCCGCCAGACGACGCCCATGCCTCCGCGCCCGAGCTGCCGCACGATTCTGTAGCGGCCCGCGAGCCGTCCGTTCTCCCCCGATGACACCGCTGCCCCGTCCCCCAGTCGATCATGTGAACTCGACCAGAGTACGGGGCACTTGGCGGAAAAGTGACCGTTTAGCGATCAGTGGTGGCGGTGAGGTCGCCTCGGCGCGGGGCGGCGAAGCGGTCGAGGTCGGCGCGCGTCATGCCGGTGAGGGCGTCGACCTCGGCGGTGTCGAGGGCGCCGCACTGGAGGCCGCGCAGCAGGTAGGAGGAGAGGGCCTTGGCGGTGGCGGGCTCGTCCATGACGTCGCCGCCGGCGTGGTTGGCGTAGGCGGAGAGGCGCTTGGCGGCGGTCTCGAAGCCCTCGCGGTAGAAGGCGAAGACGGCGGCGTAGCGGGTGGGGATGTGGCCGGGGTGCATGTCCCAGCCCTGGTAGTACGCGCGGGCGAGGGCGCGGCGGGTGAGGCCGTAGTGCAGGCGCCAGGCCTCGTGGACGTGCTCGGTGCTGCCGACGGGCAGGACGTTGGTGGAGCCGTCGGAGACGCGGACGCCGGTGCCGGCGGCGGCGACCTGCATGATCGCCTTGGCGTGGTCGGCGGCCGGGTGGTCGCTGGCCTGGTAGGCGGCGGAGACGCCGAGGCAGGCGCTGTAGTCGAAGGTGCCGTAGTGGAGGCCGGTGGCGCGGCCCTCGGCGGCGTCGATCATGCGGGCGACGGCGGCGGTGCCGTCGGCGGCGAGGATGGACTGGCTGGTCTCGATCTGGATCTCGAAGCCGAGGCGGCCGGCGTCGAGGCCGTGGGCCTTCTCGAAGGCCTCCAGGAGGCGGACGAAGGCGGAGACCTGCTCGGGGTAGGTGACCTTGGGGAGAGTGAGGACGAGGCCGTCGGGGAGGCCGCCGTTCTCCAGGAGGCCGGTGAGGAAGATGTCGGTGGTGCGGATGCCGCGGTCGCGTACGGCGGCCTCCATGCACTTCATCCGGATGCCCATGTACGGGGCGGCGGTGCTGTCGGCGTACGCCTCGTTGATCAGGCGGGCGGCGCGGGCGGCGTCCTGATCCTCGTCCTGGCCCGCGTAGCCGTCCTCGAAGTCGACGCGGAGGTCCTCGATGGGCTCGCGCTCCAGCTTGGCCCGTACGCGGCCGTAGACGTCCTCGGCGAGGTCGTCGGAGAGGCCGAGGACACCGGCGAAGGAGGCGGCGTCGGGGGCGTGCTCGTCGAGGGCGGCGAGTGCCTGGTCGCCCCAGGAGCGGATGGTGCCGGCGTCGAAGACGTTGCCGGGTACGTAGACGGTGTGGACGGGCTGGCGGGTGCCGGGGTCTCCCGGGTAGCGCCGGTCGAGCTCGGCGTCCACCGCTGCGAGGGAGGCGCTGATGCCCTCGCTGACCGCGCCTGCGAGGCTCGTCGACACCTTCTCCTGCTGACCCATCCTGCATCCTCCTGTTTTCCGCTTCACGGAATCAACAATCCGTATAGCGAAGTTAGTAGGCCGTCGGGACCTGAGTCAATGGTTGTCCGAAACGGCCGGGGGCCGCACGGCGACAGATCGCCGTGCGCCCCCCGGGACCGACAGAACCGCAGGTCATCAGCCCTTGCGGGACTTGACCTCTTCGGTCAGCTGCGGGACGACGTCGAAGAGGTCGCCGACGACGCCGTAGTCGACGAGGTCGAAGATCGGAGCCTCGGCGTCCTTGTTGATGGCGACGATGGTCTTCGAGGTCTGCATGCCCGCGCGGTGCTGGATCGCGCCGGAGATGCCGGAGGCGATGTACAGCTGCGGCGAGACCGACTTGCCGGTCTGGCCGACCTGGTTGGAGTGCGGGTACCAGCCGGCGTCGACGGCGGCGCGCGAGGCGCCGACGGCGGCACCGAGCGAGTCGGCGAGCGCCTCGATGATCGCGAAGTTCTCGGCACCGTTGACGCCGCGGCCGCCGGAGACCACGATCGCGGCCTCGGTCAGCTCCGGGCGGCCGGTCGACTCGCGCGGGGTGCGGGCCGTGACCTTGGTGCCGGTGGCCAGCGCGCCGAAGGAGACCGCGAGGGCCTCGACGGCGCCGGCGGCCGGGGCGGCCTCCACGGGGGCCGAGTTCGGCTTGACCGTGATGACCGGGGTGCCCTTGGAGACACGGGACTTGGTGGTGAAGGAGGCGGCGAACGCGGACTGCGTCGCGACCGGGCCCTCGTCACCGGCCTCCAGGTCCACGGCGTCCGTGATGATGCCGGAACCGATGCGCACCGCGAGGCGGGCGGCGATCTCCTTGCCCTCGGCGGAGGACGGGACGAGCACGGCGGCCGGGGAGACGGCGGTGACGGCGGCCTGGAGCGCGTCGACCTTGGGGACGACGAGGTACTCGGCGAACTCGGGGGCGTCGGCGGCGAGGACCTTCACGGCGCCGTGCTCGGCGAGCGCGGCGGCGGTGTCGGCGGCGCCGTTGCCGAGGGCGACGGCGACCGGGTCGCCGAGGCGGCGGGCGAGGGTCAGCAGCTCCAGGGTGGGCTTGCGGACGGCTCCGTCGACGTGGTCGACGTAGACGAGAATCTCAGCCATGGGACTTCAATCTCCTGCGAACGAAAGGGGCGGTCTGAGTGGCTCTCGGGAGCCTTAGATGAACTTCTGGCTCGCGAGGAACTCGGCCAGCTGCTTGCCGCCCTCGCCCTCGTCCTTGACGATCGTGCCCGCGGTGCGCGCCGGGCGCTCGGCGGCGGAGTCGACCGCGGTCCAGGCACCCTCCAGGCCGACCTCCTCGGCCTCGATGTCGAGGTCGGAGAGGTCCAGGGACTCGACCGGCTTCTTCTTGGCGGCCATGATGCCCTTGAAGGACGGGTAGCGGGCCTCGCC
This is a stretch of genomic DNA from Streptomyces sp. R44. It encodes these proteins:
- a CDS encoding MBL fold metallo-hydrolase; the encoded protein is MTSIELTRITPRLHLLDFSIGQAYLWQDEEELTLIDAGWAGTADGIDAAIRSAGLAPERLRRIVLTHCHRDHVGSAQELADRHGAEILAHPLDAPVIRGAAPVPEPDLLDWERPLFEHGLSTPEAPPTRVDREVEDGEELGFGDGAVVVHTPGHTPGSIAVHLPRHGVLFAGDTVASVQGVTFGVFHVDRALALDSMRALAKLAPSVLCCGHGAPVTSDTAAQLTAATHQ
- a CDS encoding NUDIX domain-containing protein, whose protein sequence is MIVWINGTFGAGKSSTARELVDLIPNSTLYDPELTGGGLRRLLPAKRLAEVEDYQDLPIWRRLVVDTAAALLAEVGGVLVVPMTLLRQEYRDEIFGGLAARRIEVRHVLLAPEETILRERIDGRAEYGDPEVDARVREWCHQHLPPYRAALDWLAADAYTLDTSALTAAEAARAVADAVRAGQVASCGIVQTPEPTGETLAAGVLLFDEQDRFLLVDPTYKPGWEFPGGVVEPGEPPARAGMREVAEEIGLELDAVPRLLLVDWERPQPPGYGGLRLLFDGGTLRTADAERLRLPGAELRGWRFVTEQEAEELLPPVRYRRLRWALRARERGTVLNLEAGVPVG
- a CDS encoding ROK family protein; this translates as MPTDSATGLVAALDIGGTKIAGALVDGEGRIRVRSRRPTPAREDGETVMAAVEAVLADLAASPLWESAGAVGIGSAGPVDASRGTVSPVNVPGWRDYPLVERVRRATAGRPVTLVGDGVAMTAAEHWLGAARGHADALCLVVSTGVGGGLVLGGRVHPGPTGNAGHIGHIPVDLDGEPCACGGRGCVERIAAGPHLARRAVENGWRPGPDGDVSAAAVAAAAHAGDPIAVAAFARAAQALAAGIAATATLVEIDIAVVGGGVAGAGEVLFAPLRRSLRTYAALSFVRDLTVVPAVTGTDAGLLGAAAAALHAGAGPTG
- a CDS encoding LacI family DNA-binding transcriptional regulator; protein product: MADIARRTEPRYGNRPTMKDVAARAGVGLKTVSRVVNGEPGVTPDTERRVREAIEALGFRRNDSARVLRKGRTATVGLVLEDLADPFYGPLSRAVEEVARAHGALLFNGSSAEDPDREQELALALCARRVDGLIVIPAGDDHRYLEPEMRAGVATVFVDRPAGRIDADAVLSDSFGGARAGVAHLIAHGHRRIGFIGDRPRIHTAAERLRGYRAAMEDAGLPVRDAWISLGSTDPERVSTAVREMLAAPEPVTALFSGNNRVTVTVVRALARHGRPVALVGFDDIELADLLGVTVVAQDAAALGRTAAERLFRRLDGADEAPERLVLGTTLLVRGSGEIAPPAV
- a CDS encoding protein kinase, with amino-acid sequence MSSGENGRLAGRYRIVRQLGRGGMGVVWRAVDEVLGREVAVKELRTYSDAAAPELADLRLRMTREARAAARVRHPGVVAVHDVTEHEGRPVIVMELVEGPSLDGVLGERGTIDPAEAARIGAHVLEALAAAHDVGVLHRDVKPGNILLDRSGRIVLTDFGIATMEDPGDGSATHLTRSGEIVGSLDFLAPERAQGQDPGPASDVWAVGATLYAAVEGSSPFRRTSTWSTLAAIVTEPLPEPRRAGPLTPVLLRLLDKDPASRPTAREAARLLAEVARTAPGPEGEGAGAAQGTTAQGTTAQEPPVAESTVAETPAGGTPAGGTPAPGTPALGTPAVGAPALGTPAVGAPPSHPYASPVEPNPYVGAAAGTPSTPPHGGAFGPALPVPPVQLDAGTGGRAATRAARRAGTKPRRGNVLVAAAVAAVLLAGGGITYALMDHGDSARAGGETQQDGDQGGAGGDPGHVLDPGSSAAPSGQPSGTATPSGGPTPSGRESGAAAGGAPATAGPGTDGSDPGSAAGGSTAGGAGSDTASGAGGGGGSTAPGKPGGGTTTAGGTSTAGGSSAGGTTAAPTTEAPPAASGCTASGSSATCQVVRSATTTRYDGGEMGTVGAGPHSFSCQVDLDRTETYGGSTSRWFARTDDDSGNTNVYLSVLHLSGGAGGGPVAGLRIC
- a CDS encoding aldolase/citrate lyase family protein, which produces MGQQEKVSTSLAGAVSEGISASLAAVDAELDRRYPGDPGTRQPVHTVYVPGNVFDAGTIRSWGDQALAALDEHAPDAASFAGVLGLSDDLAEDVYGRVRAKLEREPIEDLRVDFEDGYAGQDEDQDAARAARLINEAYADSTAAPYMGIRMKCMEAAVRDRGIRTTDIFLTGLLENGGLPDGLVLTLPKVTYPEQVSAFVRLLEAFEKAHGLDAGRLGFEIQIETSQSILAADGTAAVARMIDAAEGRATGLHYGTFDYSACLGVSAAYQASDHPAADHAKAIMQVAAAGTGVRVSDGSTNVLPVGSTEHVHEAWRLHYGLTRRALARAYYQGWDMHPGHIPTRYAAVFAFYREGFETAAKRLSAYANHAGGDVMDEPATAKALSSYLLRGLQCGALDTAEVDALTGMTRADLDRFAAPRRGDLTATTDR
- a CDS encoding electron transfer flavoprotein subunit alpha/FixB family protein, which codes for MAEILVYVDHVDGAVRKPTLELLTLARRLGDPVAVALGNGAADTAAALAEHGAVKVLAADAPEFAEYLVVPKVDALQAAVTAVSPAAVLVPSSAEGKEIAARLAVRIGSGIITDAVDLEAGDEGPVATQSAFAASFTTKSRVSKGTPVITVKPNSAPVEAAPAAGAVEALAVSFGALATGTKVTARTPRESTGRPELTEAAIVVSGGRGVNGAENFAIIEALADSLGAAVGASRAAVDAGWYPHSNQVGQTGKSVSPQLYIASGISGAIQHRAGMQTSKTIVAINKDAEAPIFDLVDYGVVGDLFDVVPQLTEEVKSRKG